In the genome of Flaviflexus ciconiae, one region contains:
- a CDS encoding DUF3099 domain-containing protein, producing MRKRAAKIVSVTSVRRALEEDIKGRSRRYLFSMIVRMVCFILFLIIPSWPVRIVLAAAAVIIPAIAVLVANAGREKGPAPTVVEQQGQIELYRNTSLGEGEFLR from the coding sequence ATGCGTAAACGAGCCGCCAAGATCGTGTCTGTGACATCGGTCCGGCGTGCCCTCGAGGAGGACATTAAGGGCCGGAGCCGACGCTACCTGTTCTCCATGATCGTTCGCATGGTCTGCTTCATTCTTTTCCTGATCATTCCGAGCTGGCCGGTGCGCATTGTTCTTGCGGCCGCCGCCGTTATCATCCCCGCTATCGCCGTCCTCGTAGCAAACGCGGGTCGTGAGAAGGGGCCCGCCCCAACCGTTGTTGAGCAGCAGGGACAGATCGAGCTCTATCGGAACACATCATTGGGGGAAGGAGAGTTCCTCCGATAA
- a CDS encoding SixA phosphatase family protein, whose amino-acid sequence MKLVLMRHANAAGGSPDIARRLDDEGRAQAKARGKDLASFDFDVALVSAASRTKETFRLLQLDVEDVREESDLYFGSHETILLLLNSLPDTAETVLVVGHEPTISQAAAIFGAESERAQEIRGGVSPSTAIVLEFKNWNGPAEIVEIFAN is encoded by the coding sequence ATGAAACTTGTTCTCATGCGCCACGCCAATGCGGCAGGTGGCTCGCCCGACATTGCTCGCCGTCTCGATGACGAGGGGAGGGCACAGGCCAAGGCCCGAGGCAAGGACCTCGCCAGCTTCGACTTCGATGTTGCGCTTGTTTCCGCAGCATCCCGAACCAAGGAAACGTTCCGACTCCTCCAGCTCGACGTTGAGGACGTGAGGGAAGAATCCGATCTGTACTTCGGTTCCCACGAGACAATCCTGCTGCTCCTCAATTCCCTTCCCGACACTGCCGAAACCGTTCTTGTCGTCGGTCACGAACCCACGATCTCCCAGGCAGCTGCAATCTTTGGAGCGGAGAGCGAGCGGGCCCAAGAAATCCGCGGGGGAGTATCTCCCTCAACCGCAATCGTCCTCGAATTCAAGAACTGGAACGGCCCCGCCGAGATCGTCGAAATCTTCGCAAACTAG
- the serB gene encoding phosphoserine phosphatase SerB, protein MTYPNEGDTVRLGLVSPRPLSQAYVSHAQNYLASRTTGLRFEEVPVEGFAAATFFGTVTGSFEGWEDELVSPATALLIDTALTWGDLAEHGPALIVTDVDSTFIRDEVIELLARRAGTEDEVAAVTDRAMRGELDFGESLRDRVATLKDLPVTVIDDVAKDVVLTPGADTLVELAHARGATFGLVSGGFTKVLDPLATKLKVDQWIANELEVEDGLLTGRTIGPVVDREAKTAQVQEWADRQGIPLSRVVCVGDGANDLGMLGVAGLGIAFQAKPVVREQADANISFNRLDAVGALFGWA, encoded by the coding sequence ATGACGTATCCCAACGAAGGGGACACGGTCCGTCTCGGGCTCGTGTCCCCTCGCCCTTTGTCCCAGGCCTATGTGAGCCACGCCCAGAACTACCTGGCATCCCGCACAACCGGGCTTCGCTTCGAGGAGGTGCCGGTCGAAGGCTTTGCCGCAGCAACCTTCTTCGGTACCGTCACAGGCTCCTTCGAGGGCTGGGAAGATGAGCTTGTTTCCCCTGCCACAGCCCTTCTCATCGACACCGCCCTCACGTGGGGTGATCTCGCCGAGCACGGCCCCGCCCTGATCGTCACCGATGTCGACTCCACCTTTATTCGCGACGAAGTGATCGAGCTCCTTGCCCGCCGGGCCGGCACCGAGGACGAGGTTGCGGCTGTCACCGACCGCGCCATGCGAGGCGAACTGGACTTCGGCGAGTCCCTACGTGATCGCGTGGCAACACTCAAGGACCTACCGGTCACCGTGATCGATGACGTGGCCAAGGACGTTGTCCTCACCCCGGGCGCCGACACGCTTGTCGAACTCGCCCACGCACGCGGCGCCACGTTCGGCCTCGTCTCCGGCGGTTTCACCAAGGTCCTCGACCCGCTTGCGACAAAACTCAAAGTCGACCAGTGGATCGCCAACGAACTTGAGGTAGAAGACGGTCTCCTCACCGGGCGCACCATCGGCCCCGTTGTGGACCGCGAAGCAAAAACCGCGCAGGTTCAGGAATGGGCGGACAGGCAGGGCATCCCGCTCTCCCGCGTTGTCTGCGTCGGTGACGGTGCCAACGATTTGGGGATGCTGGGAGTTGCCGGGCTCGGCATTGCCTTCCAGGCCAAGCCGGTGGTCCGTGAACAGGCCGACGCCAACATTTCCTTCAACCGCCTCGATGCCGTCGGCGCTCTCTTCGGGTGGGCGTAG
- the glgA gene encoding glycogen synthase has protein sequence MRVDLLSREYPPNIYGGAGVHVAELSKVLAAHADVHVHAFDGPREAGLVDGVTVNGYDYLDGLEGNDAIKTFGVDLQMVGGVEGADIVHSHTWYANLAGHLSGLMYGIPHIISAHSLEPLRPWKREQLGGGYELSSFAEKTAYEGAAGLVAVSRAMREDILRSYPNVDPDKVEVIHNGIDLDAWKRPDSMDEAEEYFRSYGLDPERPTVIFVGRITRQKGVPHFLRAVAQLPEEIQVILCAGRPDTKEIVDEVRGLVEDLQKDRDGIVWIEEHLSHEKMVFLQSMSTTFVTPSVYEPLGIVNLEAMACGLPVVGSDTGGIPDCIVHDETGLLVPIEQVDDGTGTPKDPERFEADLAAALTEVCSDQELAARMGAAGRKRVEEHFSWESIAVKTMDFYTRVLEHF, from the coding sequence ATGAGGGTTGATTTACTATCGCGCGAATACCCGCCCAATATTTACGGTGGAGCCGGTGTCCACGTTGCTGAGCTCTCTAAGGTGCTTGCGGCGCACGCCGATGTCCACGTCCATGCTTTTGACGGGCCGCGCGAAGCGGGCCTGGTCGACGGCGTCACGGTCAACGGCTACGACTATCTCGACGGGCTGGAAGGCAATGATGCCATCAAGACCTTCGGTGTTGACCTGCAAATGGTCGGGGGCGTCGAAGGTGCCGATATCGTCCACTCTCACACCTGGTACGCGAACCTTGCGGGTCACCTGTCTGGACTCATGTACGGAATCCCGCACATCATTTCCGCCCACTCGCTCGAGCCTCTGCGCCCGTGGAAGCGCGAGCAGCTCGGTGGCGGCTACGAACTCTCGTCCTTTGCTGAGAAGACCGCCTACGAGGGGGCGGCGGGGCTCGTCGCCGTTTCCCGTGCAATGAGGGAAGACATTCTCCGTAGCTACCCGAACGTGGACCCCGATAAGGTCGAGGTCATTCACAACGGCATCGACCTCGATGCTTGGAAGCGGCCCGATTCCATGGATGAGGCAGAAGAGTACTTCCGTTCCTACGGTCTGGACCCGGAGCGTCCAACGGTCATCTTCGTTGGCCGCATCACCCGCCAGAAGGGTGTGCCGCACTTCCTCCGCGCCGTCGCCCAGCTTCCCGAGGAAATCCAGGTCATTCTCTGTGCCGGTCGCCCCGACACAAAGGAGATCGTGGATGAAGTTCGCGGCCTCGTCGAGGACCTCCAGAAGGACCGCGACGGAATCGTCTGGATCGAAGAGCACCTCAGCCACGAGAAAATGGTCTTCCTCCAGTCCATGTCGACAACCTTTGTCACCCCGTCTGTTTACGAGCCCCTCGGCATCGTGAACCTCGAAGCCATGGCGTGTGGGCTTCCCGTGGTTGGCTCCGACACCGGTGGTATTCCCGACTGCATCGTCCACGACGAAACGGGCCTTCTCGTTCCGATCGAGCAGGTCGATGACGGCACGGGCACCCCGAAGGATCCGGAACGTTTCGAAGCTGATCTTGCAGCGGCGCTCACCGAGGTCTGCTCCGATCAGGAGCTCGCCGCCCGCATGGGAGCCGCCGGACGTAAGCGCGTGGAAGAGCACTTCTCTTGGGAGTCGATCGCCGTCAAGACGATGGACTTCTACACCCGTGTCCTCGAGCATTTCTGA
- a CDS encoding ABC transporter ATP-binding protein: MGDVLELQQVTVRRGGRNIVDHVDWSVSEGERWVILGPNGAGKTSLIQLAGARLFPTTGNVTILGETVGKTNASELHPLIGLASSALDSRIPGSERLHDVVRTGAYGVTVHWREKYDEEDDMRARGLLATMGVGELADRTFASISSGEKKRVGIARALMPDPEILLLDEPAAGLDLGGREELMGSLKTLAHGDFAPSMVLVTHHVEEIPAGFTHVLLIKDGTVLDSGAVDDVLTSENLSDCFGIKLDLEKTGERYTARAHLS; this comes from the coding sequence ATGGGAGATGTTCTAGAACTTCAGCAGGTAACGGTGCGGCGCGGGGGCCGCAACATTGTGGACCACGTGGACTGGTCCGTGAGCGAGGGTGAGCGCTGGGTCATTCTCGGCCCCAACGGGGCGGGAAAGACCTCGCTCATCCAGCTCGCTGGCGCACGCCTGTTCCCGACCACGGGGAATGTGACAATCCTCGGAGAGACGGTCGGCAAGACGAATGCCTCCGAACTTCATCCTCTGATCGGCCTTGCCTCCTCGGCACTCGACTCCAGGATTCCCGGTTCCGAGCGCCTCCACGACGTCGTGCGGACCGGGGCTTACGGCGTGACCGTGCACTGGCGGGAGAAGTACGACGAGGAAGATGACATGAGGGCCAGGGGCTTGCTTGCGACCATGGGCGTCGGGGAACTCGCGGACCGCACGTTTGCTTCGATTTCCTCCGGTGAAAAGAAGCGCGTTGGTATTGCCCGCGCTCTCATGCCCGACCCGGAGATCCTCCTTCTCGACGAGCCCGCCGCCGGTCTTGACCTGGGTGGCAGGGAGGAGCTCATGGGCTCGTTGAAGACGCTTGCTCACGGCGATTTTGCTCCCTCGATGGTTCTCGTGACACACCACGTGGAGGAAATCCCGGCAGGATTCACTCACGTTCTGCTCATCAAGGACGGCACGGTTCTTGATTCGGGAGCGGTCGACGATGTGCTGACCAGCGAGAACCTGTCAGACTGCTTCGGCATCAAACTTGATCTAGAGAAAACTGGGGAGCGCTACACCGCTCGAGCGCACCTGTCGTAG
- a CDS encoding NfeD family protein, with translation MSWMAWLIIAIVLGIIEILTVDFTFLMLAGGALAAAGAAGLTENLAIQVLVFAAVSVLLLFTVRPWARNHLQRSTPDTATNASALLGMPAEALSDVTARGGRIKLDGEVWSARTYGAVIPAGSIVIVQKIDGAHAIVHPR, from the coding sequence ATGAGCTGGATGGCCTGGCTGATTATCGCTATCGTCCTCGGAATCATCGAGATTCTGACGGTCGATTTCACATTCCTCATGCTGGCGGGCGGCGCACTCGCCGCTGCGGGTGCCGCTGGTCTGACAGAAAATCTGGCGATCCAAGTCCTCGTCTTTGCCGCAGTTTCGGTGCTCCTTCTTTTCACGGTGCGCCCGTGGGCGAGGAACCACCTTCAGCGGTCCACTCCTGACACCGCGACCAACGCGTCCGCTCTGCTCGGCATGCCGGCAGAGGCCCTGTCCGATGTGACGGCGCGCGGTGGCCGCATCAAGCTTGACGGTGAAGTGTGGTCCGCTCGGACCTACGGGGCTGTCATCCCGGCTGGCTCGATCGTCATTGTCCAAAAAATCGACGGTGCCCACGCCATCGTCCACCCTAGGTAA
- a CDS encoding SPFH domain-containing protein — translation MPENFEPGQIILWILLLVIILFIGAALFKAVRIVSQGEAQIVERLGKYHRTLTPGMHFLVPFIDQIRQRVDLREQVVPFPPQPVITSDNIVVNIDTVIYYQVTGPEAATYEIANPMAGIEQLAVTTLRNIIGSMDMEQALTGRDQINGQLRGVLDEATGRWGIRVNRVELKAIDPPATVQSAMEQQMKAERDRRAAILTAEGIKQSAILTAEGEKQSAILRAEGDAQSTILRAQGESRAILQVFDAIHRGNADPKLLAYEYIQMLPKIADSESSKMWIIPTELTEALNSVTQGFGGKPNGPTVDTDDNGYQPKVDFGEDEDDVADALRNTALPDIDDALAAAKGEAARATDEASEAGETSGRRARRDDLKGQDPDRPHPDENK, via the coding sequence ATGCCCGAGAACTTCGAACCCGGACAGATCATCCTCTGGATCCTGCTCCTTGTTATTATTCTTTTCATCGGCGCGGCCCTCTTCAAGGCCGTCCGGATTGTCTCGCAGGGCGAGGCCCAGATCGTGGAAAGGCTCGGCAAGTACCACAGGACACTGACGCCGGGCATGCACTTTCTCGTGCCCTTCATCGATCAGATCCGCCAGCGCGTCGACCTTCGTGAACAGGTCGTTCCGTTCCCGCCCCAGCCCGTTATTACGTCCGACAACATTGTTGTCAACATCGACACCGTTATTTACTACCAGGTGACCGGACCGGAGGCCGCGACCTACGAGATCGCGAACCCCATGGCCGGTATTGAACAGCTTGCTGTTACGACCCTGCGTAACATCATCGGTTCGATGGACATGGAGCAGGCGCTCACCGGACGCGACCAGATCAACGGTCAGCTCCGCGGCGTCCTCGATGAGGCAACCGGCCGCTGGGGTATCCGCGTTAATCGCGTTGAGCTCAAGGCCATTGACCCGCCGGCGACGGTCCAGTCGGCCATGGAGCAGCAGATGAAGGCCGAGCGTGACCGCCGTGCCGCCATCCTCACCGCCGAAGGCATCAAGCAGTCCGCTATCCTCACCGCCGAGGGTGAGAAGCAGTCCGCGATTCTCCGCGCCGAAGGTGATGCCCAGTCCACCATTCTCCGCGCACAGGGCGAATCCCGCGCCATCCTTCAGGTGTTTGACGCTATCCACCGCGGTAACGCCGATCCCAAGCTACTCGCCTACGAGTACATTCAGATGCTCCCGAAGATCGCCGACTCCGAGTCGTCGAAGATGTGGATCATCCCGACCGAGCTCACCGAGGCACTCAATTCCGTTACCCAGGGCTTCGGCGGCAAGCCGAACGGGCCCACCGTCGACACTGACGACAACGGGTACCAGCCGAAGGTCGACTTTGGCGAGGACGAGGACGACGTCGCCGACGCGCTCCGCAACACGGCACTGCCGGACATCGACGATGCTCTAGCAGCCGCGAAGGGTGAAGCCGCACGGGCCACGGATGAAGCGTCCGAGGCCGGCGAAACCTCCGGCCGCCGGGCACGCCGCGACGACCTCAAGGGTCAGGACCCGGATCGCCCGCACCCGGACGAGAACAAGTAG
- a CDS encoding TrmH family RNA methyltransferase produces MYVELTAADDRLVDYTSLTDVALRKKLETERGLYMAESTNVIMRAVQAGHKPRSFLTAPKWLDSITPWVEAACGSPDGGDTPVYIADEEVLEAITGFHLHRGAMAAMNRPVLAEPLDLLEDARLIAIIENLVDHTNVGAIFRSCAALGVDAVLVSPGCADPLYRRSVRVSMGTVFQVPWTRMTQWPGGLSTLAENGWDVAAMALSDSAVSLREFCNGLGSDSKVALLFGTEGDGLSHRATSQSTATVTIPMAGGVDSLNVAAASAVAIYAVNDALSAATIS; encoded by the coding sequence GTGTACGTGGAACTGACAGCGGCCGATGATCGGCTTGTCGACTACACATCGCTCACCGATGTGGCGCTCCGAAAGAAGCTCGAGACCGAGCGCGGACTGTACATGGCGGAGTCCACGAACGTCATCATGAGAGCCGTTCAGGCCGGCCACAAGCCCCGCTCATTCCTCACCGCGCCCAAGTGGCTGGACTCCATCACCCCGTGGGTGGAGGCCGCCTGCGGCAGTCCAGACGGGGGAGACACCCCCGTCTACATCGCGGACGAGGAAGTCCTTGAAGCAATTACCGGGTTCCACCTTCACAGGGGCGCTATGGCGGCCATGAATAGGCCGGTTCTGGCCGAGCCGCTTGACCTGCTAGAAGACGCCCGCCTTATCGCAATCATTGAGAACCTCGTTGACCACACGAACGTGGGAGCGATCTTCCGATCGTGTGCGGCCCTCGGTGTCGATGCGGTTCTTGTGAGCCCCGGATGTGCCGACCCGCTCTATCGCAGGTCCGTCCGAGTATCCATGGGAACTGTCTTCCAGGTGCCGTGGACCAGGATGACGCAGTGGCCGGGCGGACTGTCCACACTTGCCGAAAACGGTTGGGATGTCGCGGCCATGGCCCTATCCGATAGCGCGGTGAGCCTGCGGGAATTCTGCAACGGGCTCGGTTCCGATTCGAAGGTTGCCCTCCTGTTTGGAACGGAAGGCGACGGGCTATCCCACCGTGCCACCTCCCAGTCCACGGCGACAGTGACGATCCCAATGGCGGGAGGAGTTGATTCCCTCAACGTGGCAGCCGCCTCCGCTGTCGCCATTTACGCCGTCAACGACGCACTGTCAGCCGCCACGATCTCCTAG
- a CDS encoding helix-turn-helix domain-containing protein produces MNNSPITDASFAKAFGVVCAENRNDLGLSQQAFALKVGMDPKNYQCIEYGVNSKGAMTNPQMRTILAIARGFGLTPHELLEEAWEEAHKGR; encoded by the coding sequence GTGAATAATTCCCCGATTACCGATGCCAGCTTCGCTAAAGCTTTCGGTGTAGTTTGTGCCGAGAATCGTAACGATCTTGGACTCAGCCAGCAGGCATTCGCACTAAAAGTTGGGATGGACCCCAAGAACTATCAGTGCATCGAGTACGGGGTTAACTCAAAGGGTGCAATGACGAACCCTCAAATGCGGACCATTCTTGCGATTGCCCGCGGTTTCGGGCTCACGCCCCACGAACTATTAGAAGAAGCCTGGGAAGAGGCCCACAAGGGCCGCTAG
- a CDS encoding DUF11 domain-containing protein codes for MKKPLAVAALIGLMSAAGIPVAQADLSATLNARWDRPPDIVHSGDGLMANVEWDANYAHGFIDEAEPTSATFLITVDSGAFMALPDQCGDGSSLTPTRIECVLETPDDNGIAGSLPVAVRAQGSTGDQVSLTVTDPHGNVASTRKLDITAESGIDISLVPAAIHAANYVFHETIEATSAVPIMVSVPFGAEPLTGNVSLTLDVDTFVGPDVMENKASMSIVPVTAGATVTGVAANGENYEVPDVTVVEDGSQVTLTFPVPEAVVAPTVDGAGNALDTVPVASFALSFDYPVSDPVLDNDEISWSVEVVSFKAQTESGPVTEQVRTTNDRMQSSLVTMGSASAKFVNGRAPDAGGIIAVPGDDPADLPVVHSAVWDESLGTGVLSAGANHWLGRGPILPGDQMVGIINAAYYVGRSPSDYQPGTTHAYCLIFDRESGTTSYNGKYAVEELDKYTVEYLTGDIPGGFKTPDCGQGSWTEVEPDDPTAIRILFDPAEQAAPFEVRPLLGAGYLASEDLKEGERAWMSGGFTLDIDNKPWIMSSTSISQLPGSEYGATNSFRDAVEVVPSRTSVRLDASADSVSRGEEFSWLVDTQISAAPFADRGSDTVEHRLVLPAGVEYVDSPVDPTVAEEHGRQVLTWSSTVNVGDVKTSEIVAVHRTGTGTLEAEVSVENLTADYLTEDSDRATVVAEASSGTYLTKSTESDEFALDGSNRWTVTLENRDSQSVDVADTIDILPVEGDGRGTRTSADIAVTELAGGEVWVTSVDPADIDPDPLAWSNGSIGRPSRMWDEWYGQDDVTAVRWISRNVGPGQKATYTIDYTVDGATNGDLLVNSAQTRTAGAKTTMINSSSSTTVGEPADLQVDKALIGSGSSLAAGEELTFAITVRGTGPGTVRGATVADIPITGLEDATFTEVSVGTADGAVWRIGDLPENEIVTATVTATATGGPVENMLVGDVCDDDCVPVEPPACEPNVDVYSDTDRCDYVVLEEQPVLKVDKTLDGELPASGEASFTITVLNDAVPTDGVVTTATEVVATDLAGTGLDPETIAWSNLSQGSNDGASWMIGSLPAGEKVTATVTGDLLPDAQRVVNAVSVRNPVLPRELTEPADAVPNETVEEDTDQADVVDISRPGRLAVNKEFVQLQDGSIEFLIEVGNLGGRTISDVVVVDVADPDLVNVVLSEPTSGTVDELSWLVGTLEPGQVEKVTVTATVAPDASEVTNQVRADGEGFPHPGTFEPNPSLDTDTDQGDTVVVDIPRAELRLDKRVLSVNGGTINFEIEVCNIGTGPAGSVTVTDPGGVNLEKVDSDDERFQDGTFFLGELTAGQCQTLTAQGTATQYGTNVAFVDSPNDPFEEGLNQRNDSIEEDIDGWDEVDFEIVPPTPYPGELPLTGPNAVTVIVGGLGLLGLGVGLLLARRRA; via the coding sequence ATGAAGAAACCGCTAGCGGTGGCGGCACTGATCGGTCTCATGTCAGCTGCCGGTATTCCCGTAGCTCAGGCGGACCTGAGCGCGACTCTGAACGCGAGGTGGGACCGGCCCCCGGATATTGTCCATTCCGGTGACGGCCTCATGGCGAACGTCGAGTGGGACGCGAACTACGCCCACGGGTTCATTGACGAGGCGGAACCCACCTCCGCGACGTTCCTCATCACGGTGGATTCGGGTGCGTTCATGGCGCTGCCGGATCAGTGTGGGGATGGCTCCTCGCTCACCCCGACACGAATCGAATGCGTTCTTGAAACTCCGGACGATAATGGAATCGCGGGTTCTCTCCCCGTTGCTGTTCGCGCGCAGGGATCGACCGGTGACCAAGTGTCGCTGACGGTCACCGATCCGCACGGGAACGTTGCTTCGACACGGAAGCTCGACATCACGGCAGAGTCGGGAATTGACATTTCGTTGGTCCCGGCTGCGATCCACGCAGCCAACTACGTGTTCCACGAGACCATTGAGGCAACCTCGGCGGTCCCGATCATGGTGTCGGTGCCGTTCGGGGCTGAACCTCTGACCGGTAATGTCTCACTCACCCTTGATGTAGACACGTTCGTGGGGCCGGATGTCATGGAGAACAAGGCTTCGATGTCAATTGTTCCCGTGACGGCCGGTGCGACCGTCACGGGCGTGGCGGCGAACGGCGAGAACTACGAGGTTCCGGACGTGACGGTCGTTGAAGACGGGAGCCAAGTAACTCTGACGTTCCCGGTGCCGGAAGCGGTTGTCGCACCGACCGTGGACGGAGCGGGCAATGCTCTTGACACGGTTCCGGTTGCCTCCTTCGCGCTGAGCTTCGACTATCCGGTTTCCGATCCGGTTCTCGACAACGATGAGATCTCCTGGTCCGTCGAGGTTGTGTCGTTCAAGGCGCAAACAGAATCCGGTCCGGTGACGGAGCAGGTGCGGACAACCAATGACCGCATGCAGTCTTCGCTTGTGACGATGGGATCCGCGAGCGCCAAGTTCGTGAACGGCAGGGCGCCGGATGCTGGCGGAATCATTGCCGTGCCGGGTGATGATCCGGCGGATCTGCCGGTCGTTCATTCAGCGGTGTGGGATGAGAGCCTGGGTACCGGTGTGTTGTCTGCGGGTGCGAATCACTGGTTGGGCCGCGGGCCGATTTTGCCGGGCGACCAGATGGTCGGCATCATCAACGCCGCCTACTACGTGGGCCGGAGCCCGTCTGACTATCAGCCGGGAACGACTCACGCGTACTGCCTGATTTTTGACAGGGAGAGTGGGACGACTTCCTACAACGGCAAGTACGCCGTTGAGGAGCTGGATAAGTACACGGTTGAGTACTTGACCGGTGACATTCCTGGTGGCTTTAAGACTCCGGACTGCGGGCAAGGTTCGTGGACCGAGGTTGAGCCCGACGATCCAACGGCTATCCGCATCCTGTTTGATCCGGCGGAACAGGCTGCTCCGTTCGAGGTGCGGCCGCTGCTCGGTGCCGGATACTTGGCGTCGGAAGACCTCAAGGAAGGAGAGCGTGCCTGGATGTCGGGTGGTTTCACTCTCGACATCGACAACAAGCCGTGGATCATGTCGTCCACGTCGATCTCCCAGCTGCCGGGGTCCGAGTACGGGGCGACAAACAGTTTCCGCGATGCGGTGGAGGTCGTGCCGTCGCGTACGTCGGTGCGCCTCGATGCCTCGGCTGACAGCGTGTCGCGCGGTGAAGAGTTTTCGTGGCTGGTTGATACGCAGATTTCTGCGGCGCCGTTCGCTGACCGCGGTTCGGACACGGTGGAGCACCGGCTCGTCCTTCCGGCCGGTGTTGAATATGTTGACTCTCCGGTCGATCCGACCGTTGCGGAGGAACATGGCAGGCAGGTGCTTACCTGGTCGTCGACGGTCAACGTTGGCGATGTGAAGACGAGCGAGATTGTGGCTGTCCATCGGACGGGTACGGGCACGCTGGAGGCGGAAGTCTCCGTTGAGAACCTGACGGCTGATTATCTGACCGAAGACAGCGATCGGGCAACCGTGGTCGCGGAGGCATCATCGGGAACATACCTGACGAAGTCGACGGAGTCGGATGAGTTTGCGCTAGACGGCTCGAATCGTTGGACGGTGACGCTCGAGAATCGAGATTCTCAATCCGTTGACGTGGCTGACACGATCGATATTCTTCCAGTCGAGGGTGATGGTCGAGGGACGCGCACGTCCGCTGATATTGCGGTGACGGAGCTTGCCGGGGGAGAGGTGTGGGTGACATCGGTTGATCCGGCCGATATTGACCCGGATCCCCTTGCGTGGTCGAATGGCTCAATTGGACGGCCGTCACGGATGTGGGACGAGTGGTATGGCCAGGACGATGTCACGGCCGTCCGCTGGATCTCCCGGAATGTTGGACCCGGCCAGAAGGCTACGTACACGATCGACTACACGGTGGATGGGGCGACGAATGGCGACCTGCTCGTCAACTCGGCCCAGACCCGCACCGCGGGTGCGAAGACGACGATGATCAATTCCAGTTCATCAACGACCGTTGGTGAGCCGGCCGATCTGCAGGTCGACAAGGCGCTTATTGGCTCCGGCAGTTCGCTAGCCGCTGGTGAGGAACTGACGTTTGCCATAACCGTGCGGGGAACCGGTCCCGGTACCGTGCGCGGTGCCACGGTTGCCGATATCCCTATCACGGGTCTGGAGGATGCCACATTCACCGAGGTTAGCGTCGGAACTGCGGATGGGGCCGTGTGGCGGATTGGGGACCTTCCCGAGAATGAGATTGTGACGGCAACGGTGACGGCAACCGCCACCGGAGGACCCGTGGAGAACATGCTGGTGGGCGACGTCTGTGACGACGACTGCGTCCCCGTTGAACCCCCAGCATGCGAACCGAATGTCGACGTCTATTCGGACACCGACCGCTGCGACTATGTCGTTCTTGAGGAGCAACCGGTTCTCAAGGTCGACAAGACCCTCGACGGTGAGCTTCCGGCAAGCGGTGAAGCCAGCTTCACGATCACGGTTCTGAACGATGCTGTGCCGACAGACGGTGTTGTTACGACCGCCACGGAGGTTGTTGCAACCGACCTTGCGGGCACCGGACTTGACCCTGAGACCATCGCGTGGTCAAACCTGTCCCAGGGTAGTAACGACGGTGCAAGCTGGATGATCGGTAGCCTGCCGGCAGGTGAGAAGGTCACGGCCACCGTCACCGGTGATCTGCTGCCCGATGCTCAGCGGGTCGTCAACGCCGTCTCGGTCAGGAACCCGGTCCTGCCGCGAGAGCTTACGGAGCCGGCGGATGCGGTTCCGAACGAGACCGTCGAGGAAGATACGGACCAGGCCGATGTTGTCGACATCAGCAGGCCCGGCAGGCTCGCCGTCAACAAGGAGTTCGTTCAGCTGCAGGACGGGAGCATTGAGTTCCTCATCGAAGTTGGCAACCTCGGTGGCCGGACCATTTCCGATGTTGTTGTCGTCGATGTGGCAGACCCCGATCTCGTGAACGTTGTGTTGAGCGAACCAACGTCCGGAACCGTTGACGAACTGTCCTGGCTGGTTGGGACTCTCGAGCCAGGTCAGGTCGAGAAGGTTACCGTCACCGCGACTGTTGCCCCCGACGCCTCGGAGGTCACCAACCAGGTGCGAGCAGACGGCGAGGGGTTCCCACACCCCGGAACCTTCGAACCGAACCCCAGTCTTGACACGGATACCGACCAGGGTGACACCGTCGTTGTTGACATCCCGCGAGCAGAGCTCCGGCTCGACAAGAGGGTTCTCTCCGTCAATGGAGGAACAATCAACTTCGAAATCGAGGTCTGCAACATTGGAACGGGACCGGCCGGATCGGTGACCGTCACAGATCCCGGAGGAGTCAATCTCGAGAAGGTCGACTCCGACGATGAACGATTCCAGGACGGTACGTTCTTCCTCGGGGAACTCACCGCGGGACAGTGCCAGACCCTCACCGCGCAGGGAACCGCAACCCAGTACGGAACGAACGTTGCCTTCGTAGACTCCCCGAACGACCCGTTCGAGGAAGGCTTGAACCAGCGGAATGACTCCATCGAAGAAGACATCGACGGCTGGGACGAAGTGGACTTCGAGATTGTTCCTCCCACGCCCTACCCGGGTGAACTACCGCTCACCGGCCCCAATGCCGTCACCGTTATTGTCGGAGGCCTCGGGCTTCTGGGCCTTGGCGTGGGACTCCTCCTTGCAAGAAGGAGAGCATAG